In Corynebacterium aquatimens, one genomic interval encodes:
- a CDS encoding LPXTG cell wall anchor domain-containing protein: MNAAHGSARRALTKPLAWLFGGALAVSTAVIVPATAQTDTSASTPATTTTNTSDTTSTSLADSAAPVVPSKNLGEPVGPDDNAETPEVDRGAEVPAPKPVKVSIANAVGNAKGVGTLGLKRVKDADSGEESYTFKLTYVVRVQNDGNGATAPASLKLNTTLPDGFVIENVTFSNQSLYSESLATNKLQASNKFEGDAKDQLVFTAPGMTTHYEYVVTGKVNSADAKEAETKDKQCEQDGTGALTKIELGDGDTPQTELSAPSACSVVKIPTLLVESKVNGKAAATEAEPATGKTGEYINMLLTITNQGEDKLTGISLKETTVKSQYTDTISPAVSEQLAGRVIELDGGKSTDVRIGVPVRSGTYSGLITATGTDSKGTSVASAPVSYNFSGTYVAPPSTPKTTTSSSSSPSTPPSATPSPTTTTTSELFPGQNQLMSLLGGAGGLGALTGAGNGLRGTNVTRSTTTSTTTSSTSTEPTSEETDTETEVVESTDGTGGGTQYSAGDDSDETYDDTSVEDSDEIDEDDTDDEDEDTDEDDEDLADTGANTIMVLMLGMVLIAFGGMLITRRREERV; this comes from the coding sequence ATGAACGCTGCTCACGGCTCTGCACGCCGCGCGCTGACGAAACCCTTGGCCTGGCTTTTCGGTGGCGCACTCGCCGTATCCACGGCGGTGATCGTGCCCGCCACGGCCCAGACCGATACCTCCGCTTCGACCCCGGCCACAACGACCACGAACACCAGCGACACCACTTCTACCTCGCTGGCAGACTCAGCTGCTCCTGTTGTTCCAAGTAAGAACCTAGGAGAACCTGTTGGGCCTGACGATAACGCTGAAACCCCCGAGGTTGATAGAGGCGCAGAAGTTCCTGCGCCCAAACCGGTAAAGGTCTCTATCGCGAATGCGGTGGGCAACGCCAAAGGTGTTGGAACACTTGGTTTGAAGCGCGTTAAGGACGCGGATTCCGGCGAAGAGTCCTACACCTTCAAACTCACCTACGTCGTCCGAGTTCAGAATGATGGTAACGGCGCCACCGCCCCTGCATCGCTTAAGCTCAACACGACACTGCCCGATGGTTTTGTGATTGAGAACGTCACATTCAGTAACCAGTCCCTCTATTCGGAGTCGCTAGCCACGAACAAACTGCAAGCTTCGAACAAGTTTGAGGGTGACGCTAAAGATCAGTTGGTTTTCACAGCACCTGGCATGACGACGCACTATGAGTACGTCGTCACAGGAAAAGTTAACAGCGCCGACGCAAAGGAGGCTGAGACCAAAGATAAACAGTGCGAACAGGATGGCACTGGCGCTTTGACAAAGATTGAGCTAGGCGACGGCGACACTCCCCAGACCGAACTATCTGCTCCCTCCGCGTGCAGCGTAGTGAAGATTCCGACCCTGCTCGTCGAGAGCAAGGTCAACGGCAAGGCTGCAGCGACCGAGGCTGAACCCGCGACCGGCAAGACTGGTGAGTACATCAACATGCTGTTGACCATCACCAATCAGGGTGAGGACAAGCTGACGGGAATTTCGCTGAAGGAGACGACTGTAAAGTCGCAATACACCGACACAATTAGCCCAGCGGTAAGCGAGCAGCTTGCTGGTCGAGTCATTGAACTCGATGGAGGGAAATCTACGGACGTTCGAATTGGCGTGCCGGTGCGCAGCGGTACCTATTCTGGTCTGATCACCGCTACAGGCACGGACTCGAAGGGCACGTCTGTGGCTTCGGCACCTGTGAGCTACAACTTCTCGGGCACGTACGTTGCCCCTCCGTCAACGCCGAAGACCACGACGTCGAGCTCTTCCTCGCCCTCGACCCCGCCGTCCGCGACGCCGTCGCCGACGACCACGACGACGTCCGAGTTGTTCCCGGGGCAGAACCAGCTGATGAGTCTGCTTGGTGGCGCAGGTGGACTTGGCGCGCTGACGGGTGCTGGAAATGGGTTGCGTGGTACGAATGTAACCAGGTCAACCACCACGTCAACCACCACGTCGTCCACCTCCACGGAACCCACCTCTGAGGAAACTGATACTGAGACCGAGGTAGTGGAATCCACCGATGGCACCGGTGGCGGCACGCAATACTCCGCGGGCGATGACTCGGATGAGACCTACGACGACACTTCGGTGGAGGACTCCGACGAGATCGATGAGGATGACACTGACGACGAGGACGAGGACACCGACGAAGACGACGAGGACCTGGCGGACACCGGTGCGAACACCATCATGGTGCTCATGCTGGGCATGGTGTTGATCGCGTTCGGTGGAATGCTGATCACGCGTCGTCGTGAAGAGCGCGTCTAA
- a CDS encoding colicin E3/pyocin S6 family cytotoxin, giving the protein MDPIAVSGRLTMRTGGSVLAASYIPRPRKSFVNSLEKVRGRGAPRWRDRKAGRIFEYDPLHGHIEGYNLQGKHVGVFDVISGELIGPAVKGRRIDV; this is encoded by the coding sequence ATGGACCCGATTGCGGTTTCGGGCCGTCTAACTATGCGGACGGGAGGGAGCGTTTTGGCCGCGAGTTATATTCCTCGACCGAGGAAGAGCTTTGTCAACAGTTTGGAAAAAGTGCGCGGGCGCGGGGCGCCTCGTTGGAGGGATCGGAAAGCCGGACGTATTTTTGAGTATGACCCCTTGCATGGGCACATTGAGGGCTATAACCTGCAAGGAAAGCATGTTGGAGTGTTCGACGTGATCTCAGGCGAACTAATTGGCCCGGCAGTGAAAGGGAGGAGGATCGATGTTTAA